A genome region from Lactobacillus sp. ESL0791 includes the following:
- a CDS encoding tyrosine-protein phosphatase, which produces MSDPVILPVKSVRNPRDLGGYVGFQGHKIKSGRLLRTGKISSISKSDRQFLLDYGLKKVIDLRSPNECRKDPDQEIAGVSYYSLPIVLDSSVKGNVDTEAAFAEYRRNQYVAISKMCERYGIYVQREKVQNNFRQIFKLLLETKEGAVLYHCSEGKDRTGLVTALILYVLGVDLETIRQDYLYSNYMLNDYRAKRDAAFKARGENMCFRANMRILGSVADAFLDTTLITIEKRFGGLDRYVENQLGITAGMKNTLRELYLEK; this is translated from the coding sequence ATGTCGGATCCGGTTATTTTACCAGTAAAGTCTGTCCGTAATCCGCGTGATTTAGGCGGTTATGTTGGTTTTCAAGGTCACAAGATAAAAAGCGGCCGTTTACTTCGAACCGGTAAAATTAGTAGTATAAGTAAAAGTGATCGCCAATTTTTGCTTGATTATGGACTGAAAAAAGTAATTGACCTGCGGTCGCCAAATGAATGCCGTAAAGATCCCGACCAGGAGATTGCGGGCGTCAGTTATTATTCTTTGCCGATTGTACTTGATAGTAGTGTAAAAGGAAACGTCGATACAGAAGCAGCTTTTGCGGAATATCGCCGTAATCAGTATGTGGCAATCAGCAAAATGTGTGAACGCTACGGAATCTACGTTCAGCGAGAAAAAGTACAAAATAATTTTCGGCAGATATTTAAGCTTCTTTTAGAAACAAAAGAGGGTGCGGTTCTCTATCATTGTTCTGAGGGGAAAGATCGTACCGGTTTGGTAACCGCATTGATTTTGTATGTTTTGGGAGTTGATCTGGAAACAATCAGGCAGGATTACTTGTATTCTAATTACATGCTGAATGATTATAGGGCTAAGCGGGATGCGGCTTTTAAGGCAAGAGGCGAAAACATGTGTTTCCGGGCTAACATGCGCATTTTGGGGTCGGTTGCCGATGCCTTTTTGGATACCACATTGATCACAATTGAGAAAAGATTTGGCGGCCTTGACCGTTACGTTGAAAACCAGCTTGGCATAACTGCCGGGATGAAGAATACTTTACGGGAGTTATATTTAGAAAAGTAA
- a CDS encoding NADPH-dependent FMN reductase produces the protein MKLLVIVGTNASFSYNRFLAQFVAKHYGDKADIEVKEVDGLTPFCRTQMADDSIKAWIEDIKSADGIIITTPEYNHTIPAALKSSLEWLGSHAGPNVMKMKPVAVLGASYGVQGTSRAQEDIREILLSPDMSANVLPGNEVLIGNAASKFDKDSGELTDETAVGQIDGMMNNFIKFVEQAYK, from the coding sequence ATGAAATTATTAGTAATTGTTGGAACAAATGCATCTTTTTCATACAATCGCTTTTTAGCACAATTTGTTGCAAAGCATTATGGCGATAAGGCTGATATTGAAGTCAAAGAAGTAGATGGATTAACGCCATTCTGCAGAACGCAAATGGCTGATGATTCAATCAAGGCATGGATTGAGGATATTAAGTCAGCTGATGGAATTATTATTACGACACCGGAATACAACCATACTATTCCAGCCGCCCTTAAGAGTAGTCTTGAATGGTTAGGTTCACATGCTGGCCCTAATGTGATGAAGATGAAGCCTGTAGCAGTTTTAGGTGCTTCGTATGGTGTTCAGGGAACTAGCCGTGCACAAGAAGATATCCGGGAGATTTTACTTTCACCAGATATGAGTGCCAATGTTTTGCCAGGCAATGAAGTGCTGATTGGTAATGCTGCTTCTAAGTTTGATAAAGACTCAGGCGAATTGACTGATGAAACTGCTGTCGGCCAAATTGACGGCATGATGAACAACTTCATTAAGTTCGTTGAACAAGCATATAAATAA
- a CDS encoding NADPH-dependent FMN reductase encodes MKILALTGSNANNSFNEALLNFVSKHFADRYDFTAATVKGLPMYKENTEMTEEVSALAKNVEDADLVLIGSPEQQHSVTSALSSALEWLSSSVHPFKDKPVVIISTSPMPQGASRSQSRLKTLLSAPGFSARVFNGDEFMMGTAPKQFDENGDLKDKGTVKFLDHFFDEVDSWYAQVTK; translated from the coding sequence ATGAAAATCCTTGCACTAACTGGCTCAAATGCCAATAATTCGTTTAATGAAGCTTTACTTAACTTTGTTAGCAAACATTTTGCTGATCGGTATGATTTTACGGCTGCTACAGTTAAGGGCTTGCCAATGTATAAAGAAAATACTGAAATGACCGAGGAAGTTTCCGCATTAGCTAAAAATGTTGAAGATGCAGACTTAGTTTTGATTGGTTCACCTGAGCAGCAGCACTCAGTTACAAGTGCCTTGAGCAGTGCGCTTGAATGGCTGTCTAGCAGCGTGCACCCATTTAAGGATAAGCCGGTTGTAATCATCTCTACTTCACCGATGCCGCAAGGGGCTTCGCGTTCACAGAGCCGCCTGAAGACCCTTTTGTCTGCCCCTGGTTTTAGCGCACGTGTTTTCAATGGTGATGAGTTCATGATGGGCACTGCACCTAAGCAATTTGATGAGAATGGTGATTTGAAAGACAAAGGTACTGTTAAGTTTTTGGACCACTTCTTTGATGAAGTTGATTCATGGTACGCACAGGTTACTAAATAG
- a CDS encoding TetR/AcrR family transcriptional regulator, translating into MARKKEVGKNRILDIAYRMAIKNGIKSLTARSIAKAGNFSTQPIYLEFSNMTELRDEVLGRISNTLKTKTLKKEFTGKPLIDLDLAYIDFAEKHIKQFKAMFVDGKFGSKIISDTLRSLGAEKFKEQFPDAEYDDEKIQNIVVANWVTTVGMASLIINKIATFSQKQIINVLSATIHDAAVNDNLNPNKEVKLFEDNDNVTQSDDA; encoded by the coding sequence ATGGCAAGAAAAAAAGAAGTTGGTAAGAATAGGATCCTAGATATTGCCTATCGAATGGCAATTAAAAATGGAATTAAGAGTTTGACAGCACGTAGCATTGCTAAAGCGGGGAATTTTTCAACCCAGCCAATATACTTAGAATTTTCTAACATGACAGAACTACGCGATGAAGTACTTGGACGCATTTCCAATACGTTGAAAACCAAAACGCTTAAAAAGGAATTTACGGGAAAACCGCTAATTGATTTAGATTTAGCCTATATTGATTTTGCAGAAAAACATATTAAGCAATTTAAAGCCATGTTCGTTGATGGCAAATTTGGCAGCAAAATCATTTCCGATACCTTAAGAAGTTTGGGTGCGGAAAAGTTTAAGGAGCAATTTCCAGATGCTGAATACGATGATGAAAAAATTCAAAACATTGTGGTGGCTAATTGGGTGACAACTGTTGGTATGGCTTCTTTAATTATTAATAAGATAGCTACTTTTAGTCAAAAACAGATTATTAATGTTTTAAGCGCAACCATTCATGACGCGGCGGTTAATGATAATTTGAATCCTAATAAGGAAGTAAAATTATTTGAAGACAATGACAATGTTACCCAATCTGATGATGCCTAA
- a CDS encoding helveticin J family class III bacteriocin — protein sequence MYDNDGPHTTYWDIQIARVKYSAGSYKKHTELSRLSNLDSAGWNIPRNGVPGHGCNYEDLATMMRTEAAVSPDYQKLLIATIDTVGTGYFTLYYLPMINSWLDGPAGTLVKLSDPEVTCLASFVVEGFTTNSETNARGIIDSVQGYDIDKAGNIFISSELAPKKGNPVQHYRYIYRIPWGVKDSSQWQMADLSSLNMDVSNHISEFESVQVADPDAGSSATNNLYLTVSYHDKAKGSLTSNRHRIYTLEFRLD from the coding sequence ATATATGATAATGATGGACCTCATACAACTTATTGGGATATTCAAATTGCTAGAGTAAAGTATTCTGCTGGAAGTTATAAGAAGCATACTGAGTTAAGCCGTTTATCTAACTTAGATAGTGCCGGCTGGAATATACCTCGAAACGGAGTTCCTGGGCATGGCTGTAATTATGAAGATTTAGCAACTATGATGAGGACAGAAGCAGCCGTGTCCCCTGATTATCAAAAATTACTTATTGCAACTATTGACACAGTAGGAACAGGATATTTTACTTTATATTATCTGCCTATGATTAATAGTTGGCTTGATGGCCCTGCTGGAACTCTTGTAAAACTTTCAGACCCTGAGGTAACCTGTTTAGCGTCGTTTGTCGTTGAAGGTTTTACAACTAATAGTGAAACAAATGCTAGAGGAATTATTGATTCAGTTCAGGGATATGATATTGACAAAGCTGGAAATATTTTTATTTCTAGTGAGCTTGCGCCTAAAAAAGGGAATCCTGTTCAACATTATAGATATATTTATAGAATACCGTGGGGTGTTAAAGATTCTAGTCAGTGGCAAATGGCTGATCTTTCTAGCTTAAATATGGATGTATCTAATCACATTTCTGAATTTGAAAGTGTACAAGTAGCTGATCCTGATGCTGGAAGTAGCGCTACTAATAACCTTTATTTAACAGTCTCATATCACGATAAAGCTAAGGGGTCTTTGACCTCAAATCGACACCGAATCTATACACTTGAATTTAGGCTTGATTAA